The following DNA comes from Rhodopseudomonas boonkerdii.
CCGGGTGTCAGTTCAGGCGTTCTGCGAAACCGTCGAGACCGCTTCGGCCGTGCAGGCAGCAGGTGAGGATCGTCGCATGGCCAAGGCGCATCTGAAGATTCAGATGGGCGGTATGGCTGCAGCCATCGAGGCGTATCGTTCCGCGCCAACGCCGAACGTTATCCTGCTCGAGGCCGAGCCACGCACCGACATTCTCGGCGGACTCGACCAGCTCGCAACCGTCTGCGACGCAGGCACCCGCGTCATCGTGATCGGCAAAGTTAACGACGTCACGCTGTACCGTGAGCTGGTCCGCCGCGGCGTCAGCGATTATGTGATTGCGCCGGTCGTCACCATCGACGTCGTCCGCTCGATCTGCGGCCTGTTCTCCGCACCGGAAGCCAAGGCTGTCGGCCGCATCATCGCCGTCGTCGGCGCCAAGGGCGGTGTCGGCGCGTCCACCATCGCACACAATGTCGCCTGGGCCATCGCCCGCGATCTGGCGCTAGACTCCGTAGTCGCCGATCTGGACCTCGCCTTCGGCACCGCCGGCCTCGACTACAATCAGGACCCCCCGCAAGGCATCGCGGATGCGGTGTTCTCGCCGGACCGTATCGACACTGCCTTCATCGACCGCCTGCTGTCGAAATGCACAGATCATCTCAGCTTGCTGGCCGCGCCGGCAACGCTGGAGCGCGTCTACGATTTCGGCACCGAAGCCTTCGATTCCATCTTCGATACGCTGCGCTCGACGATGCCCTGCATCGTGCTCGACGTGCCGCATCAATGGACCGGCTGGACCAAGCGCGCGCTGATCGGTGCCGATGATATTCTGATCGTCGCCTCGCCGGATCTGGCCAATCTGCGCAACACCAAGAATATGTACGACCTGATCAAGGCCTCGCGACCGAACGATCGGCCGCCGCTCTATTGTCTCAATCAGGTCGGCGTGCCGAAACGTCCGGAAATCAGCGCCGCCGAATTCGCCAAGGCCATCGAGACCCCGCCAATCGCGACCATCCCGTTCGAACCGCAGATCTTTGGCGCCGCCGCAAATAACGGTCAGATGATTGCCGAGGTCTCGGCCAATCATCGTACCACGGAGATGTTCCTGCAGATCGCCCAGCGGCTGACCGGCCGCGGCGAGGCGAAAAAGCCGCGAGGCTCCCTTCTCGCGCCGCTGCTGGAGAAGTTGCGGTCAAAGTGACGTACCGCAAGGAGTTGAGTCGTGTTTGGTAAGCGTAGTGGAATAGAGACCGAGCTTCGTCCCCTTCGGCCCGCCAGCTCTCCGCCGGCTGCGCCATCCG
Coding sequences within:
- a CDS encoding AAA family ATPase, with protein sequence MISYAQKTDDEQPVTAPVPATEEHIAPAPRVSVQAFCETVETASAVQAAGEDRRMAKAHLKIQMGGMAAAIEAYRSAPTPNVILLEAEPRTDILGGLDQLATVCDAGTRVIVIGKVNDVTLYRELVRRGVSDYVIAPVVTIDVVRSICGLFSAPEAKAVGRIIAVVGAKGGVGASTIAHNVAWAIARDLALDSVVADLDLAFGTAGLDYNQDPPQGIADAVFSPDRIDTAFIDRLLSKCTDHLSLLAAPATLERVYDFGTEAFDSIFDTLRSTMPCIVLDVPHQWTGWTKRALIGADDILIVASPDLANLRNTKNMYDLIKASRPNDRPPLYCLNQVGVPKRPEISAAEFAKAIETPPIATIPFEPQIFGAAANNGQMIAEVSANHRTTEMFLQIAQRLTGRGEAKKPRGSLLAPLLEKLRSK